In Blastococcus saxobsidens DD2, the genomic stretch CGTAGCCGAGCAGCTCCAGCGCCTGCTGCGTCGCCGTCTCGTAGTCGCCGCTGTCGTAGGCCAGCCCCGCCACGGTGGTGAAGGGGAACTCGTCGGCGTTGATCCAGTTCTTCCGCCGCAGCTCCAGCGGGTCCATGCCCAGCTCGGCGGCGAGCTCGTCCATGATCCGCTCGATGGCGAAGGTGGCCTCCGGGCGTCCGGCGCCGCGGTAGGCGTCGGTGGGCACCTTGTTGGTGAACACGCCGTCGCACTCGAACCGGTAGGCCGGGAACTTGTAGATGCCCGGGTACATGAAGGCGCCCAGCGCCGGTACACCCGGCGTGATCAGCCGCAGGTAGGCGCCCATGTCGGCCAGCAGCCGGACGCGCAGGCCCTTCACGTGGCCGGCGCGATCACTTGCGATGTCCACGTACTGGATCTGGTCACGGCCGTGGTGCGCGGTCATCAGCGACTCGCTGCGGGTCTCGGTCCACTTGACCGGCTTGCCGAGCCGCCGGGCGATCAGGAGGCAGAGGATCTCCTCCGGGTTCACCTGCAGCTTGCCGCCGAAGCCGCCACCGACGTCGGGGGCGATGACGCGCAGCTTGTGCTCGGGGATGCCGGTGACCATCGCGGCCATGACCCGCAGGATGTGCGGGATCTGGGTCGCCGACCACATCGTGTAGTTGTCGCCCTGCGGCTGGACGACGACCGAGCGCGGCTCCATGAAGGCGGGGATCAGCCGCTGCTGGACCAACCGCCGGCTGACGACGACGTCCGCGTCGGCGAACGCCTGCTCGGTGTCGCCGCCGGTGCCCATCTCGCCGGCGTCGAAGACGAAGTGGTAGCTGGTGTTGGATTCCAGGTGGTCGTGGACCAGGTCGGCGCCGGCGGCGACCGCCTGCTCCATGTCCAGCACCACCGGCAGCGGCTCGTAGTCGATGTCGGCGAGCTCCACGGCGTCCTGGGCGGCGACCTTGCTGCGCGCGACGATCACCGCGACCGCCTCGCCGACGTGGTTCACCTGGTCGACGGCGATCGACGGGTGGCCGGGGTTGACCATCTCCGGGGTGACCGGCCAGGCGCACGGCAGCGAGCCCTGCTCCTCGGCCAGGTCCTGGCCGGTGTAGACGGCGACGACGCCGGGGGCCTCCCGCACTGCGCTGACGTCCACGTGCGTGATCCGGGCGTGGGCGACCGGGCTGCGGACGACGGCCAGGTGCAGCATGCCGGGCAGGACCATGTTGTCGGTCCAGGTCGTCCGGCCGGTGATCAGCCGGGCGTCCTCCTTGCGGCGGCGGGCCTTGCCGATCTCCTTCTCCGGCCCCTCGGTGCCGGTGCGCTCCTCGACGGCGGTCATCGTGCCTCCACCACGTGCGGAGCCGCGGCGGTGTCGACCTCGGCGGGCGCGACGGAGCCGTTGGTGGGTGGGCCGGAGCCATTGCCGCGCATCTCGGCGGCGGCGTGCCGCACGGCGCGCACGATGTTCTGGTAGCCGGTGCAGCGGCAGAGGTTGCCCTCGATGCCCTCGCGCACCTCGTCGTCGCTGGGGTC encodes the following:
- a CDS encoding xanthine dehydrogenase family protein molybdopterin-binding subunit — encoded protein: MTAVEERTGTEGPEKEIGKARRRKEDARLITGRTTWTDNMVLPGMLHLAVVRSPVAHARITHVDVSAVREAPGVVAVYTGQDLAEEQGSLPCAWPVTPEMVNPGHPSIAVDQVNHVGEAVAVIVARSKVAAQDAVELADIDYEPLPVVLDMEQAVAAGADLVHDHLESNTSYHFVFDAGEMGTGGDTEQAFADADVVVSRRLVQQRLIPAFMEPRSVVVQPQGDNYTMWSATQIPHILRVMAAMVTGIPEHKLRVIAPDVGGGFGGKLQVNPEEILCLLIARRLGKPVKWTETRSESLMTAHHGRDQIQYVDIASDRAGHVKGLRVRLLADMGAYLRLITPGVPALGAFMYPGIYKFPAYRFECDGVFTNKVPTDAYRGAGRPEATFAIERIMDELAAELGMDPLELRRKNWINADEFPFTTVAGLAYDSGDYETATQQALELLGYDELRAEQQCRRESNDPVQLGIGISTFTEMCGLAPSRVLGSLSFGAGGWEHASIRMLPTGKVEVVTGSTPHGQGHETAWSQLVADSLGVPFEDVEVLHGDTAISSRGLDTYGSRSLVVGGSAVVKAADKVIAKARKIAAHLLEASEDDLEFAGGKFSVRGTPGASLGIQEIALAIFAAHNYPEGIEPSIDADATFDPENFSFPHGTHLCAMEVDTDTGFVKIRKYACVDDVGTIVNPLIVEGQVHGGLAQGIAQALYEEAVYDADGNLTTGTFVDYLVPAASDLPHFDTGNTVHTAPGNPIGAKGVGEAGCIASTPAVVNAALDAVRHLGVTDIRMPLTPERVWRAIHDGGDGGDRATARTNAQAVDSSDAPSTTGGAL